The genomic region AAAAGGATTAGTAAATCAGGTAAAGAGTTTTGGATTCAAGCCAGCTATAATCCAATTTTCGGTGCAGATGGGAAACCCAGTAAAATCATAGAATATGCTATGGATATAACAGAGGAAAAGAAAGCAAATGCAAATTATGCAGGACAAGTCGATGCTATTAAAAATTCCCAAGGTGTGATTGAGTTCAATCTGGATGGAACAATAACAGACGCTAACGATATATTCCTAAACATAATCGGATATTCTCTAGAGGAAATAAAAGGCCAACATCATAGCCTTTTAGTGGACAAAGAGGAAGTTAATAGTTCTTCCTACCAAGACTTTTGGACTCAATTACGCAATGGTCAATTTCAGACAAGCGTATATAAAAGAATCACAAAAAGCGGACAACCTGTTTGGATACATGCCTACTACAATCCCATCTTTGACTTAGAAGGAAAACCCTTCAAAATAGTCAAATTTGCCACGGATGTGACTAATTTAATGGAAACAATCAAATTTACTGATTCGACATCACAAAAGATGGATGATATGTCTTCCTCTATAGTTAATATAACAGAAGCCATCGATCATATTAGCAAGAACATGAGCCTATCCAAAGAAGCTGCATCACAAATATCAACTAGTATAAATTTGACAAATGAAGTCAGTACTAACCTTAATTCTACCATGACCTCAGTGGAGAATATAGTAAATCTAATCGGTGATATAGCTGATAGGGTAAACTTACTTGCCATAAATGCAACGATAGAAGCCGCAAGAGCTGGTAATGCCGGTAGAGGCTTTGCCGTAGTAGCGTCTGAGGTTAAAAACCTGGCAGGACAAACATCAAAAGCTACAGAGGATATTGCTCAACAAATAAAAGATATCCAGATCCTATCCAATAACTTGTCCAGCAACATTAAAGAAATCGTTATACAAGCTGAATCTGTTGACAATTATGTAAAAGATTCAGCCAATGCCTTATCAGAACAAGAAATGGTCACCAAAAATATATCAGAAAACGCTATACAAGTGGCCAATGCCGTTCAAGAAATAAGTCATAGAATTAAAAACATGTCCCGATAACGACTTACCAAATACTGCCTATATAATCTACAGCATAAGTTTGTGCTTCCTGTACAGTTTTAACTGTAGAAGGCACAGCGACAAGAGTGTAAATAAGCTCAGAATAGGATATTTTGTTTGGAAATTTATCCCCAGGAAGAACAAGGGTATCTCTTGTATATATAAGATCTGGCAACTGTATTGGCTTTGAACCATCATATAGCTTATAGATATAAGGGGCATCAGCATTCGAACCAACAGCTGCAGCCATAGATTGGGCAATCTCGCCACCACCATAGTAAGCATTTACGTTTACCAAAGCAATGTAAGACTGACTTCCCAGATCAATATAAATGTATTTATAACTATCCTCTTCCTGATTTTCTAAAACTTTAAATCCCCTTATGTGACGAATCGTTTTTTGCGAATCAGAGGAAATGATTTTATATTGGTAATTATTCTGGAATATTTTACCAAATGTCGTCTTTCCAGGCTTTGTATTAAATTCGTACCAAGCTTCATTGTTTAACATCTCTTCATCTGAAAAAGTAGAGGGATAGAATAATATGGTTCTATCTTCATCACTACTATTTAAAAAATAGAAGGCCTGTTTGGGACCTATTTTTTTATCATACTTTTCTGCGACAACACCTAGAACCGCAGCTAAAACAAAAAGACCAATAAATATAATACCAATGATTCGTAGTATTTTTTTCATTACCCCTCCACCCAAGCATTGTAGAATAGAAAAGCTCTTCAAAACATCACCCTAAAAGGGTGATTTGTACTGAAGAGCCTACAAACAGAAATAATATAGAATAAATACTATTTAAGATTGCTATAGCAATCAGAAACATGTTTCCATGCCCCAGGCAAAGTATCAAGAGTATTATTTTCTAGAGATACATGTATATGGGGATACTTTTCCTTAAGAATCTTTAAAAAGAAAGGATAATTCATCAATCCCTGTCCAGCTGGTAGATCTCCCACTTTCTTATTATTCTCTACAACAAAATCTTTGGCATGAATGGCTAGAATTTTATCACCAAACAACTGAAAGGCTTCAGCAATATGATTTTCATGATCAGCACATCGATCGTCTGGAATAAAGTTAACAGGATCATAAATAACGCCCAAGTTAGGTGAATCTATGATATCAAAAACTCTAACCATCTTTTGATGAGTATCAATGGTGTTCTTCATGGCTACACCCTCAATAGCTACATGAACACCATAATTTTCTGCAACATTAACGAGACGCTTTAGGCTCTTAATGAATTTCTGAAAAGTCTCTTCTGTATCTGTCAAAGGATGATAACTATTATCAGCATTAACGGAACCTGTTTCTGTCCCAACAATAGAAGCCCCCATATCTCTAGCATGCCTAATATGGTCTTCAAAATATAAAAGACTCTCTTCTAATTTTACAGGATCAGGATGGACAGGATTTATGTAACACCCAAGTATGGATATATGCGCACCATGAGCTCTTAGTACGGCTTCTATATGGCGAGCAAAACCAGGGGACAATTTATGATTATCCTTATCATAATCTGTCAAAACTTTGGCTAATGCCATATGAATATGGGGAATGTTTCTTTTCTGCAGCTCCTGGGCTAAAGATTCTATTGTCATCTTACCCAAATCATGAGCCCGCATTCCAAGATTTAACATAAAAACTCCTCGTTCGTTAGTTTGCTGTATTATACAAAGAAAACAATGGTGATACAAATGGTTCAATTCATATTATGGAGGGGCACATCTTCGAACAGATCTTTCAAAAGGAACAAAGTCGATTTAAGATACTGCCAGTATGACAATGAAAAATCAAAACAATTACGCGATTAAATTAATATCTACACATTGGCTTAAGTTTTTTTTATCTTACATTTTTTTCTTATTCAAACATTCCCCTGTTTGGTTGATGCCACTTTATGTCTCTTATTTGATTAACACCATTGTTGACAAAGGAAGCAGTGGACTAATAACAATTCTATGGCCCAGTATTGGAATCGGAATATTACTTGTACTTAATATTCTATTCAATGTTCTCCATATTAAAATTTTTTCTGAAGCTTCACGTAAAATAGAAAAGGATCTAAGAAGTCATCTCATACGTAAACTTCAGGAATTAAGTATGGGATATTATTTAAAAACAAAATCGGGAAAGCTGACAGCTAAATTTCTAAGAGATGTGGAGACCATAGAAATGGCATTAAAGCAAGGAACAATGAGTCTATTGCCTGCTATAACTTCTTTCATCTATATTTTTGGAGTTACAACCTATAAACAACCTAAGGTGACTCTTTTTTTCATTGCCTCTTTACCCATAATGGCCCTAATACGTTTTATTTATTCAAAGCGAATGGAACGAACAAATACCAGGTATCGTAAAGATATGGAAAATTTGTCAGCCAAAGTTAATGAATCCATTGAAATGCTTCCTGTAGCAAGAGCCCATGCCCTTGAAGATACGGAAATAGAAAATATCGAAGTCTTTTTTGATAAAATCAATACTTCAGGTTTACGTTTGGATGTTCTCAATGCAGCCTTTGGAGCTTCAACATGGGTAGTGTTACAATTATTTAGTCTCCTGGCCTTAGTGTTTACAGTATATATGGCATCCCAAGGATTGATACCTGTGGGAGATATTGTCCTATATCAAGGTTTTTTCACAATGATGTCTAACTCAGTGGGAGCCGTATTTAATATACTCCCTAATCTTTACAAAGGACGGGAGTCTTTCCATTCTATTGTTGAAGTATTAAATGCTCCTGATATTGAATACAATATGGGAAAAAAAGCATTTCAATCTGTTGAAGGTCATTTTTATCTTAAAGATGTCACCTTTACCTATAATGAATCAGATGGGGACCAAAGGGAAAAGCATCTGGATATTTCCATATTGGATATTCCTTCTGGTCAATCTGTCGGTATAGTGGGCCCTTCTGGTAGTGGCAAGACAACCTTTATTAATCTATTAATAGGTTTTGTGAGACCTCAAAAGGGTGAGATTTTCCTTGATGAACAATCATATGCCCTTCATGATATGCGTAGTATGAGAAAAAATTGCGCCTTTGTCAGTCAAACTCCCATACTGTTTTCCGGATCTATTAAAGCTAATATCAGTTATGGAGATATTCAAAGTGATACTGAGTCTGTTATTACAGCCCTCAAGGCAGCTAATGCATGGGACTTTGTTAAAGAGCTACCTCAAGGAATAGATACGATACTCGGAGAACATGGAGCCAATCTATCAGGAGGACAGCGCCAACGCCTGGTATTAGCCAGAGCTTTTTACAGAGATCCCCAAATTCTTTTCTTCGATGAAGCTACATCTGCCTTAGATACCGCCTCAGAAGTATTAGTTCAAAAAGCTATGGATAAGCTTATTGAAAACAGAACAACCTTTGTTATAGCCCATAGACTATCAACTATATTACATATGGATCGTATATTAGTTATGGAAAAAGGTCATATCATACAAGATGGGAGTCCTGATGAACTGCTTAAGCAAGAAGGAATGTTTAAAGAATTGAGCAAGAATCAACTTAAGACGGGAACTTTTGGTTAATAGCTAAAGAAGATATTGCTGGTCCTGTGCTCTCTTTTAACACTAATTCGGGTAAGATGACATTTTTAGCAGATACAGGTCTTTTTTGGAGGATATCCATACAAAGCCTAGCGGCATTTAACCCTAATGGTGTCATCTGACTATCAATAGAACTAATCCTAGGAGTACTACATTCTGTATACAGAGAGTTGTTAAAACCAATGACAGAATAATCCTCTGGAATAGTAAATCCTCTTGTCTCCAAAGTTTGTATAACACCTACCGCGGTTATATCCTCTTCTGTAATAATAGCCGTATAAGGCGATTCACTACCAACTATAACTTCACCCGCAACTCGGCCACCTTCAACACCTCCGGAAGATTGAATAACTTTGTAAGACTCATTAGGAATATCAAACCTTTCCATCCCCTTTATAAATCCCCGTAATTTTCTCCTGGCGGAATAAGTATCTGCCTCTTTTATATAGATGAATTTACGATGACCCAGTTCATGCAGATATTTAATAGCTTCTTGAACACCATGGGATTCATCACAACTTACTGAATATATATTCTCCCCTTGTAAGCTCTCATTAATTATTATAACAGGAATTCTACTAGCAATCTCTTCGATGGATTTCTGTAACTTCTCATAATTAAAGACTGACCCTACAAGGATAATAGCACTAACCTGCTTCTGCATTAGGAGCGCTAAATAATTCCTCTGGTCATCTAAGCTGCCACCAGTATTACAAAGAATGGAACTATATCCTTGCTGACTAATTTCCTGTTCTATGGAATGCACAACTTCTGAGAAATATAACTGTCGCACATCAATTAAGAGAATCCCGATATCCCGAGTACTAGAACTTGATAAGCCTTGAGCCAAACTATTAGGAAAATATTCTTCTTCCTCAATGACTTTAAGAATTTTCTCTCGAGTAGACTGCCGAACATTTTTATTATTATTAATAACCCGAGAGACAGTCGCAACAGAGACGCCTGCCTTTCGAGCAATTTCATATATGGTCATGAACTAATATTACAATTCAACAGGAAAGTAATCTATACAGTTACGGAAACAAATATCCTTCACCATATTACCTAATAGTTCATAGTCTGCAGGGGCTTCACCAGCATCAACCCAGCCTCCTATTAGATTACACAACACTCTTCTAAAGTATTCATGTCGTGGATAACTTAACAAGCTTCTTGAATCAGTAACCATACCGACAAAGGCAGAGAGAAGGCCTAAGTTCGCTAAGCTAGTCATTTGATCCTGCATACCTGTTTTCTGATCATTAAACCACCAACCAGATCCAAACTGTAACTTTCCTTTCACACCTGCTCCCTGAAAGTTACCAAGCATGGTTGCAAAAATTTCGTTATTTGCAGGATTAAGTGTATACAGAATAGTCTTAGGAAGTTGATCTGAAGTATCCAGGCTATCTAATAACTTAGCCAGAGGAGGAGCTACCATACCGTCTTGAATAGAATCAAATCCTGTATCGGCACCTAAGGTTCTGACCATTCTGCTATTATTATTACGCAAAGCTCCAATATGGATCTGCATAACCCAACCTTTTGAAGAATTTAAGCGCCCCATTTCTAACATAAAGGCAGTAATATAGGCCCCCTGTTCTTGTTCACTAAGAGCTTTGCCTGATCGGATTTTGGTAAAAATAGCTTCTAATTCACTATCCGTCGCTTCAATATAAAATACTTTATCCAGAGCATGGTCAGTAACACGACAACCTCTATCATGAAAATACTGATGCCTATCGGCTAGTGCTGATAAGAGAGATTTCCAGGAATCAATTGTGGTGTTACATACGGATCCCAACGTATCAAGGTATTCGTTAAACCCTTCTACACTATGAACACCCATAGCTTTATCAGGTCTAAAAGTAGGATACATCTTGAACTCAGCATCCTTATTACTGTTAAGCTGTTCGTGGTACTTCAAATCATCAATAGGATCATCTGTTGTCCCTACCATCTTAACATTCATTTTCTTCAAAATACCCCAGCTGGAAAACTCAGGTTGAGCCAGAAGCTTCTCTGTTCTTGTCCATACATCCTCTGCTGTATCCGCATTAAGATGCAAATCGGTTATACCAAAAGGTCTTCTTAATTCTAAATGAGTCCAATGATAAAGGGGATTTCCAATAGTTTTGGGAACCGTTTCGGCCCATTTTTGGAATTTCTCGCGGGGGCTCTTATTGCCTGTAATATATTCTTCAGAAATACCGGAAGTTCTCATGGCTCGCCACTTATAGTGGTCCCCTTCCAACCAGATTTCATATAGATTATTGTATTGTCTGTTTTCTGCCAGATCTTTGGGATTTAAGTGACAATGATAGTCAAAGATAGGCATATCTTCAGCATATTCGTGAAATAATTTCTTAGCAGCTTCTGAATGAAGAAGAAAATCTTCAGTAAGAAAGTTTGAGTTGTGGCTCATAGAGTAACACCATCCTTAAAAATAGCAATTTCTTTGTATCCACTGATCTCATTCTTAGCTTTTTTGCCATTGGCAACTTCCAGAATGAGTTCATACAGTTCGTTAGTTACCTGTTCTTCAGGATTACCTTCCAGCAAGCGTCCTGCGTTAAAGTCAATCCAACGTGGTTTCTTCTCAGCTAAAGGAGTATTTGTGGCAATCTTCAGCGTAGGAGCGGGTCCTCCCAAAGGATTTCCTCGACCAGTAGAGAAGAGCACGATCTGAGCTCCAGCGGCAATCATGTTAGTAACAGAAACACCATCATTACCAGGCCCATTTAATAGGTTCAAACCTTTAAGCTTAGGTGATTCTGTGTAATCAAGAACGTCAACAACAGGGGAAGTTCCCCCTTTCTGAATACAGCCGCAAGATTTATCTTCTAATGTTGTAATCCCGCCGGCCTTATTACCTGGGGAAGGGTTTTCATAGACAACCTGATCGTATCGTTGAAAATACAACTTAAAGTTATTAACTAAATCTACCGTCTTTTTAAAGACAGATTCATCCTTAGCTCGGCTCATAAGGAAATGTTCAGCTCCAAACATCTCAGGAACCTCTGTTAGTATGGCTGTTCCACCAGTGGCAACAATTTTATCTGCTACTCGACCGATTAAGGGATTAGCTGTGATACCTGAGAATCCATCAGAACCACCGCATTTAAGACCTATCACTAGATCAGAAACAGGACATTCTGTTCTCTTATCTTCCTTAAGAATTTCAGCAAGTTCCTCAATGATTTCATGACCAGCTTCAATTTCGTCAGAGACATCTTGTGTAGATAAGAAACGTATTCGTTTAGGATCGTACTCACCAAGAACCTTTTTGAACTCAGCTATGTGATTGTTTTCACAACCTAATCCAAGAACCAGAACACCACCTGCATTGGGGTGTCTTGCCAGACCAGCAAGGACTTGTTGAGTTTTAAGTTGATCCCCACCCATTTGAGAACAGCCATAGGGATGACTAAAAGTATAGACCCCATCATGTCTACCATCAGCGGTAGCGGTTGCTTCTCTAGCAAGCATTTCAGCAGTTTTATTAACACAACCTACAGTGTTGATAATCCATATTTCGTTTCTAATACCAACCTTGCCATTGGCCCGACGATATCCCATAAAACTATTATGCTCTGCAGGACTGACAGGAAGAGCCGGCTCTGCTGGTTCGTAGGAATATTCCAGAACATCACTTAAGTTGGTCTTTACATTATGGGTATGTAAATGAGTGCCCTGAGGTACCTCTGTCTTTGTAGATCCAATGGAAGTACCGTACTTAATTATCTGTCCACCGTCTTCAATATCAACGAGGGCAAACTTGTGTCCCATAGGAACATCAGTCTTCAAAGCAAAACTTTGATCACCTATAGAAATTTCTGTACCAGCAGTTAAATCTTGTAAAGCGACAGCAACGTTATCCAATTCGTGGATCTTATGACATAAATTCATGAGAGTCTCCTTATTGTAAGGCTGAAACCAAATCGGCCATAGCCTTCTTCATTCCTCTTGTTTTTATTTGGAAAAGATAAAGGCTTACACTCTTACTTAGGTTAGAGAATCGAGATAGATCTTGTCCCCAAAAATCTTCATTCTTAAGAACTTTCTCGACTACAAGGTCCATAGTTTCTGGATCACCGTCGAATGCTTTCCAACACTCCATAATATAATCGATATTCGCTGGAGTATCTTTAATCTCATAACGGCCATTAATACCTTCTCCGAAATACTGAGAATCTACTTTTTCTGCCTCGTAGAATGCCACTATTGAAGCAAGGGCAAAAGCCAATACTTCAGGAACCTTATTCTCCCCTTCCAGGATACCAAGCAGACTAGGGAGAACCCTTGTTTTAAACTTAGATACGGTATTAAGGGATATGCTTAACCAAGCATGTTGAATAAAGGGATTAGCAAACCTTTCAAGTACATCCTGAGCATAAGGAGCGGGATCTTCTTTAAGATCAGCAAGAGTTGGTAATATATCTTTTTCTAATCCAAGAGATATGAATTTAGAGACAACGTCATCATCAAAACTTTCTTTTACTGTTTCAATACCATATTGATAAGCGGCAGCACAAGTCATAGTGTGGATACCATTTAGGATACGAACTTTTCTTGTTCGATAAGAAGGTAAATCATCTGTCCATACAACATTTAATCCTACTTCTGTCAGAGGAAGTTCTTTTTGAAAAGCTTCACCACCTTCAATTACCCATAAATGAAAATCTTCACAGGATACAGCTAAGTTATCTTTGTATCCAAACTTATGACATAATTCGTCTATCTCATTAGCAGGGTAACCAGGAACAATTCTATCTACGAGAGTATTAGTGAAAACATTACAGTCTTCTACCCAATTAATAAATTCAGATGTTAAATTCCATTCTTTAGCTAAGCGAAGAACGATAGCCTTAAGATTATCACCATTTTTATCAATAAGTTCGCAAGGAATGAAGTTAATTCCCTTATTTTTATCACCCTTAAAGTGATTAAATCTCGCCCACAATAATTGTGTTACTTTACCTGGAAATGATGATGCGGGTTTATCTTCTAACTTATCAGAAGCTTCGTATCGAATACCGGCTTCTGTAGTGTTAGAAACAATAAAACGAAGTTCTTCTAACGTAGCAGAAGCCAGAAACTCATCATATTCAGTATAAGGATTGATTCCCTTTTCTATTGAGGTAATTAATCTATTATCTTGGACAATCTGGCCTTTAGATAAACCACGACGAACAACAGTGTATAAACCGTCTTGATCATTAAGCATTGATACCATACCACGATCCAGTGGCTGTACAATACGAACACTTCCGTTAAAATCACTCTTTTCATTTAAAATATCGATCATCCAATCGACAAAAGCTCGTAAGAAGTTACCTTCACCAAATTGAAGAATTTTAACCGGATTAGCCGGTTTTTTTTGATTGTTGGCTGCCCAATCTCTAACAGGCAACAAATCAACATTCTGTTGACTCATCATACCCTCCTGGTATTGTCTTGTTGCCTAAATTGTAACCGGTTACATTCTACAAGTCAAACAATATCTCAAATATTCCTAAATATTATGTTTTTTTTCGTTGAAATCTATAACCTACAGTGCTAACATTGTAACCGGTTACAGATTCATTACTCATTCGGTTTTCTATTTCCATTGCCAATACAATTGTGAGAAACCAACAAGACTGTAATCTCCTAGAAAAAGAAGCCCCCTTCGGCTCATCACCATGGGGGGCTTTTGCAATACATGTTAACGCGCTAACCAACCACCATCCACGGCAATAGTATAACCATTAATGTAATTAGAATTGTCACCTGCCAGGAAGACACAGGTTCCAGCCAAATCTTCAGGAGTCCCCCATCGCCCTGCTGGAATTCTGTCTAATATTTGCGCACTTCTTTCAGGATTATTACGTAGATCCTTAGTATTGTCTGTCGCCATATAGCCAGGAGCAATGGCATTAACATTGATACCATGACTTGCCCATTCATTAGCCATTGACATAGTAAGTCCCCGAATGCCTGACTTTGATGCCGTATAGGAAGGAACACGAATTCCCCCTTGAAAGGAAAGCATGGAAGCAATATTAATAATCTTCCCCCCCTTCCCTTGTTTTAATAATTGATTAACAAAAGCTTGACTAAGGAAAAAGACCTTCTTGATATTAATATCCATTACCTCATCCCAATCTTTTTCCGTAAACTGAATAGAATCTTCTCGTCTAATGATACCTGCGTTATTAACAAGAACATCAACATGTCCCATATGATCAACAGCAGCTTTTACATAAGAGGCTAGGTCTTCAACAGAACAATGAACAAGATCGGCTTTTGCAGAGTCAAATCGACGCCCCTCTTTTTCAACAAGTTCCTTAGTTTCCGTCATAGCACTAACACCCAAAGCAAAGATATCAGCACCAGCTTTAGCCAAACCAACAGCCATACCCTGTCCCAAGCCCCGGGAGGCTCCTGTAATAAGAACTACCTTACCTTTTAAACTAAAACGATCTAACATTCCAAACTCCTTCAATACACCCTATAAAAAAAGCAGAGAGAATGAAACATCCTCTCTGCTACAAATCACAACGTAGATCTGACCTTAAGCCATATCTTCAGCAGCTACCCAATCCATGTCATCGAAAACTTTGTTTTCTCCACACATAGCCCAGATAAAGCTATAAGGACCTGTTCCAACACCTGTGTGAATAGACCATGAAGGAGAAATAACAGCTTGGTCATTTCTCATGATAATGTGTCTAGTCTCAGAAGGTTCGCCATGCATATGGAAAACCAATGTATCAGGGTCCATTTCCGTATAGAGATAAACTTCCATTCGTCTTTCATGAGTGTGGGAAGGATAGGTATTCCAAACACTTCCCGGCTCCATTCTTGTGAATCCCATGGACAATTGACATGTTTCAAGAACATTAGGGTGAAGATATTTGTAGATAGTTCTCTTATTACATTTCTCACTGTCACCTAAAGGAGAAGGAGAAGCATCTTCAAGAGTGATCTTCTTCACAGGATATTCTTTATGCGCTGGTGATGACGCAATATAATATTTTGCAGGAGCTGAAGCATCAGCACTGGCAAAGGAAATTTCCTTAGTTCCTCTTGGAAGATACAAACCATTAAGGTTTTCTAACTCATAATCAACACCATCAGCAGTGATAGTACCTTTACCACCTAAGTTGATTACACCCATTTCTCGAGCTGCCAAAAAGTAGTCCTGTGCGATTTCTTTTGACACTTCTTTAGGAAAATCTACCTTTCCTTTCTTAGGAATAACACCACCAAATACAATTCGGTCGATGTGACTATAGGTTAAGTTAACCTTATCCTCACCAAAGATATTTTCTACTTGAAAATGTCTTTTCAATTCAGTAGTGTCCATTTTTTTACCATGTTCGGGATGAACAGGATGTCTTATATCCATTATATTACCTCCTAATAACTATCTTATCTATTTAAATAGCAATACCATTGCCATCTAATTTAACATTATCTATCCCTTTCAAATCCTTTTCAAATCCATCAATTTGCAGATCTTCCATTTCGAGATCTTTAACATTCCGCAGGAATAAACCTTGATGAACCATAGGATCGATATCACACATCATAGCCGCAAATTCCGGTTCTGGATTTTGAGCTGCAGTCGCCTTAATACCCTTAAGTTTAACATTATTCACCCATCTTTCGGGCAAACCATACATAAAAAGGAAACAATTTCGTAAATCATCGATTTCGATATTTTCCAAATGAACATTACACAACTCAGGTGTTCCTTCATTTAAAGGAAGGGCTTCCTTATTTTGAACAGGAGGAGTCTTACCATCAGCATCACAGAAATAGAACATATTAAAAACAAAAGCGGAACCAATGTTACGCATATACACAGATTCGCAATGAATATCCTTAACAGCTCCCCCTCTTCCTCGTCTTGTTTTGAGACGAATACCTCTATCCGTATCCAGGAAGACACAATCCTTTACATGAACATTTTCGATGCCACCTGACATTTCACTGCCCAAAACAACAGCGCCATGTCCCCGTTCCATTAGGCAGTTCTCAATCGTTACATTCTTAGTACATAATCTGATATGATCTGCCAGTTCTTTTTTCCCTGCTTTAATAGCAATACAGTCATCCCCTACAGAGAAATGAATACTATGTAGTACCACATCCTGGCAAAACTCAGGATCCAAACCATCCGTATTGGGAGAGTCATCAGGATTCTTGATCTTAAGATCAGCAAAAAGAAGTTCATTACTACAAAAAGGATGCAATGTCCAAGAGGGAGAATTCTGAAGAGTTACACCTGCCATTGTAACCTTACGACATTGATTAAGAAAAACTAGTCTCCCTCTAGCTGCTGGAACAGTATTCTTAGGAGAATGCCACCAATTAGTGATATCTGCGTTCCCATCAATAATACCTTCACCAGCAATAGTTAGATTTTCACAACCCACTGCTGTTATAACAGAGGCATAGATCGTAGACTCCAAACCTTCCCAGGTACCCAGGATACGTCCTTCTTCCATTTTAGGAATCATCGGATAGAAAGAAGGATCTTTCTCAGCCATTAAATGAGCCTCTTTTTCCAAGACCAAAGTCATATTTGATTTTAGAAAAAGAGGTTTTACCCGATACGTCCCGGAAGTAACTCGTAATATACCTTCTTTGGGAAGACAAGCTATGGCGGCCTGAAAAGCCAAGGTATCATCATGAATACCATCACCTAAAGCACCAAAAGCTAAAGGATTTAAAGAAGAACCTTCTTGTGTGAAGAAGTCTATAGACCACACAGTCCCTGCACCTTCTACAGTTCCTTCATAAGAAGTTCCTGGTTCCAAACCGGAAATAGTTACAGCATTACGGCCAGTAACATATCTATTATACTCTTTACCATCACCCTTGATTGATACGGTAAATTCCTTATCCAAGGAATCCTTCAAGGGATAATCCCATGTAAAAGTCACCGTATAAGGGGTAATGTTCAAATAATTAATTGTCATCATTTACCTCGTGTTTGAATTCTAACATCATAATGGCCTCATTCGATATGGACAAAACAACAGGAACCTATGGAGAAAATGGTTTAT from Spirochaeta cellobiosiphila DSM 17781 harbors:
- a CDS encoding PAS domain S-box protein, producing MKKHKEFNLSINNHLIEILFDENRNIIDVNKYFTERTGISAQDVKGKSITQYIPNDYDTSITSPQEISLITKDKTKLIWLKASTEKRQDNLFVLIGMDITELKEKIQEYESQIASNNISQGIVEFDLKGKILQANQNFLTISGYEKEELIGQNHKLLIPTKQRDIPEYKDFWDKLSRGQFTTGQYKRISKSGKEFWIQASYNPIFGADGKPSKIIEYAMDITEEKKANANYAGQVDAIKNSQGVIEFNLDGTITDANDIFLNIIGYSLEEIKGQHHSLLVDKEEVNSSSYQDFWTQLRNGQFQTSVYKRITKSGQPVWIHAYYNPIFDLEGKPFKIVKFATDVTNLMETIKFTDSTSQKMDDMSSSIVNITEAIDHISKNMSLSKEAASQISTSINLTNEVSTNLNSTMTSVENIVNLIGDIADRVNLLAINATIEAARAGNAGRGFAVVASEVKNLAGQTSKATEDIAQQIKDIQILSNNLSSNIKEIVIQAESVDNYVKDSANALSEQEMVTKNISENAIQVANAVQEISHRIKNMSR
- a CDS encoding sugar phosphate isomerase/epimerase family protein; translation: MLNLGMRAHDLGKMTIESLAQELQKRNIPHIHMALAKVLTDYDKDNHKLSPGFARHIEAVLRAHGAHISILGCYINPVHPDPVKLEESLLYFEDHIRHARDMGASIVGTETGSVNADNSYHPLTDTEETFQKFIKSLKRLVNVAENYGVHVAIEGVAMKNTIDTHQKMVRVFDIIDSPNLGVIYDPVNFIPDDRCADHENHIAEAFQLFGDKILAIHAKDFVVENNKKVGDLPAGQGLMNYPFFLKILKEKYPHIHVSLENNTLDTLPGAWKHVSDCYSNLK
- a CDS encoding ABC transporter ATP-binding protein → MKNQNNYAIKLISTHWLKFFLSYIFFLFKHSPVWLMPLYVSYLINTIVDKGSSGLITILWPSIGIGILLVLNILFNVLHIKIFSEASRKIEKDLRSHLIRKLQELSMGYYLKTKSGKLTAKFLRDVETIEMALKQGTMSLLPAITSFIYIFGVTTYKQPKVTLFFIASLPIMALIRFIYSKRMERTNTRYRKDMENLSAKVNESIEMLPVARAHALEDTEIENIEVFFDKINTSGLRLDVLNAAFGASTWVVLQLFSLLALVFTVYMASQGLIPVGDIVLYQGFFTMMSNSVGAVFNILPNLYKGRESFHSIVEVLNAPDIEYNMGKKAFQSVEGHFYLKDVTFTYNESDGDQREKHLDISILDIPSGQSVGIVGPSGSGKTTFINLLIGFVRPQKGEIFLDEQSYALHDMRSMRKNCAFVSQTPILFSGSIKANISYGDIQSDTESVITALKAANAWDFVKELPQGIDTILGEHGANLSGGQRQRLVLARAFYRDPQILFFDEATSALDTASEVLVQKAMDKLIENRTTFVIAHRLSTILHMDRILVMEKGHIIQDGSPDELLKQEGMFKELSKNQLKTGTFG
- a CDS encoding LacI family DNA-binding transcriptional regulator — its product is MTIYEIARKAGVSVATVSRVINNNKNVRQSTREKILKVIEEEEYFPNSLAQGLSSSSTRDIGILLIDVRQLYFSEVVHSIEQEISQQGYSSILCNTGGSLDDQRNYLALLMQKQVSAIILVGSVFNYEKLQKSIEEIASRIPVIIINESLQGENIYSVSCDESHGVQEAIKYLHELGHRKFIYIKEADTYSARRKLRGFIKGMERFDIPNESYKVIQSSGGVEGGRVAGEVIVGSESPYTAIITEEDITAVGVIQTLETRGFTIPEDYSVIGFNNSLYTECSTPRISSIDSQMTPLGLNAARLCMDILQKRPVSAKNVILPELVLKESTGPAISSLAINQKFPS